A genomic segment from Nicotiana sylvestris chromosome 1, ASM39365v2, whole genome shotgun sequence encodes:
- the LOC104229037 gene encoding protein WHAT'S THIS FACTOR 9, mitochondrial: MVRFMATTTTVIHRHLRQHIRTFVNARVKWVRDPYLDKAVEKEKNLKPLLSLKNLILSHHSKSLPLRTISPLKPQLNLPTIALKFIQNYPFIFKTFRPPVPLSTLHVKLTPNALSLHNDETLFLSLSHYRKDLAHRLAKLLMLTRAKRLPFYVIERFKFDLGLPHDYLLSFLPEYPDYFQICQMGFKDSDGREVFGLELVKWREDLAVSVTEKRVKREDFGGRKRVHIRFSMNLPRGFDLVKKVRNWVEEWQNLPYISPYEDAFHLAPNSDQAEKWTVGVIHELLSLLVSKKTERENIYCLGDYLGFGIRFRKALVHHPGIFYLSNKIRTHTIVLREAFNKNILVEKHPLMRMRYKYISLMNRVLRRGIPINAGAVRYRKRLASLKGGKRKENEKRMRQVKSVEN, translated from the coding sequence ATGGTTCGGTTCATGGCCACCACAACCACCGTCATCCACCGCCATCTTCGGCAACATATCCGCACCTTCGTGAACGCAAGAGTCAAATGGGTACGAGACCCATACCTTGATAAAGcagtagaaaaggaaaaaaacctCAAACCATTACTCTCTCTCAAGAACTTAATCCTTTCCCATCACTCAAAATCTCTACCCCTTCGCACCATTTCCCCTCTCAAACCCCAACTCAATCTTCCCACCATTGCCCTCAAATTCATCCAAAATTACCCTTTTATTTTCAAAACTTTCAGGCCTCCTGTACCCTTATCCACTCTACATGTAAAGCTCACTCCAAATGCACTATCTTTACATAATGACGAGACCCTTTTTCTTAGTCTTTCACATTACCGTAAAGATTTAGCGCACAGATTAGCAAAACTATTGATGCTCACAAGAGCTAAAAGACTTCCTTTTTATGTTATTGAAAGGTTTAAATTTGATTTGGGTTTGCCTCATGATTATTTGTTGAGTTTTTTACCTGAATATCCTGACTATTTTCAGATTTGTCAAATGGGTTTTAAGGATTCTGATGGTCGTGAGGTTTTTGGGTTGGAATTAGTTAAATGGAGGGAGGATTTGGCTGTTTCTGTGACGGAGAAAAGGGTGAAAAGAGAGGATTTTGGGGGTAGGAAAAGAGTGCATATAAGGTTTTCGATGAATTTACCAAGAGGATTTGATTTGGTGAAGAAAGTGAGGAATTGGGTTGAGGAGTGGCAGAATTTGCCTTACATTTCACCTTATGAAGATGCATTTCACTTGGCTCCTAATAGTGATCAAGCAGAGAAATGGACAGTTGGGGTGATTCATGAACTGTTAAGTTTACTTGTATCAAAGAAGACGGAGAGGGAGAATATTTATTGCTTAGGGGATTATTTGGGATTTGGAATAAGGTTTAGAAAAGCTTTAGTGCATCATCCAGGTATATTTTACTTGTCGAATAAGATTAGGACGCATACTATAGTTTTGAGGGAGGCATTTAACAAGAACATACTGGTTGAGAAGCATCCATTGATGAGAATGAGGTACAAGTACATCAGTCTCATGAACAGAGTGTTGAGACGGGGAATACCAATCAATGCTGGAGCTGTTAGGTACAGGAAGCGGCTGGCTTCTTTGAAAGGaggaaaaaggaaggaaaatgagaaGAGGATGAGACAAGTTAAAAGTGTAGAGAATTGA